The window CTGCGGGCCTTGAGCGCTTCGACAATTCCCGAACGGGCCCGAGCATAATCGGGCCGCAGTCGCAGCGCCCGGCGAAAGTGCTGCACGGCCTGCTGCGGCTCGCCGAGTTCCAAGGCGCGCCACCCCAGATTGGTCAGGGCGACGGCAGATTCCGTCGCCGGAGGACGCCTGGTGAGCGGTTCCACTGAAGTCATGCCGGCGCTTGCTTTCTGGGGTAGCCGCAATCGCACTACAAAGGCAACACAAGTTCAACTGAAGCACCGAGTTTGGCCGGCGCGGAACTGAGTGTCAAGGAATGCGCTGGGGAGTATTCATCATATTGGATATTGGCGAAACCCTGTTCGTACTTCGCCGGGTAGAATATTCACCAATCTCAAGGCTTTCTGGAATGGCGTGTCTATGAAGAGTTCGACTAGTCTCACGCTCGGCCTGTTGATCTGCCTCATCGTTGGCTTGACCACAACCAGGGCAGCCGACCCCGTGCTGGCTAACTATGTCCCTGCCGACGGCGAAAATCATGTCGGCTTTCGTAAGACATCGATCAGTTATGAGGCAGCCGATAAGTCGCAGCGCACCCGTTCAGTACTGATCTGGTATCCCACCAGCACTGTCGCGGCGCAACACAACTATCGCGGCCAGATCGGTTTTGTCGCCGCGGACAGTCCGGTCAGCGACGGAGTGCATCCGGTAATCTTGTTTTCGCACGGCTTCCTGGGCATGCCCGATCAATCGATCTTTCTCACCGAAGGGCTCGCGCGTCGCGGCTACATTGTCGCTGCCATCGGCCACGCCGATGGCTTGCTGGCCAAACGCGAGAAGCCGATCCCCGCGCCGAATTTTGGTGATGCCAAGAGTTGGACAGAAGACAAGTTCCGCGACCGCCGCGAAGATGTAGTCGCGCTGCTCGATTACTTGCAGAAGGAAAGTCAGCAAGCCGGTTCGGCCTGGAACCAGCACGTCGACAAAACGGCCATCGGTATCGCGGGTCATTCACTGGGTGGTTACACCGCGCTTGGTTTGATTGGCGGTTGGGAGAAAGCGAAGGACAAGCGAATCAAAGCCGCGCTCGCCCTTTCGCCGTTTGCCGCCCCTTATCTCACGCAAGGCAACCTGGCCGATGTGAGAACGCCCGTGATGTTTCAGGGCGGCACACTCGACTGGGGCATCACGCCGTTGGTCCCCGGTGTTTATCAGAAACTTACCGGCCCGAAGTACAACCTGGTCCTCAAGAACGAAACGCACTTCGGCTGGACCAATCTGATCGCGCTCGGCAAAACGACGACCGATGCCGTGAGCAGTGGCAACGCCCAACTCATGCTCGATTACAGCGTTGCCTTCTTCGATCGCCATGTCCGCGGTCAGCCGAACGAAAAGCTGCTCGACGAGAAGAATGCCAAGCTCAGCAGCTATGAGTTTGCGAAATAAACCAACCGCGGCTGCGCTGCGGCTTCGCCTCTCCTCGCTGGACCGAGGAGAGGCTGTTTGGCGAGATGCGTTCCTTAGAACGTTTCATCACCTGGCGGAGTGAAGTCGACCAGGATGTCGGTGCCGAGGACGAGGCTGAAGTCATCGTCGCCAGCGCCGCCGCCGAGCGTGTCGATGTCGGTTCCTTGCGTGATCGCACCGAGGCCGGTACGGTTCGAGCCGCTGCCGCCCCAAGTGCTCAGCAAGGCGATAAGAGCCGTGTCGTTGGCATCGTTCACCGTGCTGCTCAGTTCGTTCGAAACCGAGCCGGCAACGAGCAGATCATTGCCATCGCTGCCGCTGAGATTGTCAGCGCCAGCGCCGCCGAAGATCACGTCGTTGCCGCTGTCGCCATACAGGGCGTCGGCGTTGCCGCCGCCACTGATCAGGTCATTGCCAGCGCCGCCACCGATCACATCGTTGCCGTTGCCGCCGTACAGGCGATCGTCGCCGTCGTTTCCTTGCAGCGTGTCGTTGCCTTCACCGCCATAGGCGTAGTCATTTCCGCCGCCGGCGCTGATCAGGTCGTCGCCGCCGCCACCGTAGAAGATGTCGTTGCCACCCAGGCCGCTGAGCGTGTCGTTGCCGCCGA is drawn from Anatilimnocola floriformis and contains these coding sequences:
- a CDS encoding alpha/beta hydrolase family protein; the encoded protein is MKSSTSLTLGLLICLIVGLTTTRAADPVLANYVPADGENHVGFRKTSISYEAADKSQRTRSVLIWYPTSTVAAQHNYRGQIGFVAADSPVSDGVHPVILFSHGFLGMPDQSIFLTEGLARRGYIVAAIGHADGLLAKREKPIPAPNFGDAKSWTEDKFRDRREDVVALLDYLQKESQQAGSAWNQHVDKTAIGIAGHSLGGYTALGLIGGWEKAKDKRIKAALALSPFAAPYLTQGNLADVRTPVMFQGGTLDWGITPLVPGVYQKLTGPKYNLVLKNETHFGWTNLIALGKTTTDAVSSGNAQLMLDYSVAFFDRHVRGQPNEKLLDEKNAKLSSYEFAK